A genome region from Deinococcus depolymerans includes the following:
- a CDS encoding peptidylprolyl isomerase, whose product MKQLLLTAALLSGVAFQMAGAQTAPATPAPTAPTPTAPAPTVPAAAQDPSTPVGRVGRETLTLGEFDRAFRLAAARVVNAQGVPFEESYLSEFVAARPGFLKQFLRDRAVYQLARAGNKADAAALDQQLADARSDFESDGEFRNALNATGYADAADLRRELERQSVVGAYLQGIQKRFTFGDALVAGYYNLHRADFMQDAQACVKHILVPTQAEAQALTKELAGGADFAKLAGQKSQDPGSAAQGGDLGCFGPGEMVETFDRASFSGPVGKVQTVQSQFGWHVLTVTKRTEAGTLPLADAAPLIRDQLSKDAAQKYLDAQIARLNTESFPAVVTVAPAAPADK is encoded by the coding sequence GTGAAACAACTGCTCCTGACCGCAGCGCTGCTGAGCGGCGTCGCCTTCCAGATGGCCGGTGCCCAGACCGCGCCTGCCACCCCGGCGCCCACTGCCCCGACGCCCACTGCCCCGGCGCCCACTGTTCCCGCGGCCGCGCAGGATCCCAGCACGCCCGTCGGCCGGGTCGGCCGGGAAACCCTGACGCTCGGCGAGTTCGACCGCGCCTTCCGCCTGGCGGCCGCGCGGGTCGTGAACGCCCAGGGCGTGCCGTTCGAGGAGTCCTACCTCAGCGAGTTCGTGGCCGCCCGTCCCGGGTTCCTCAAGCAGTTCCTGCGGGACCGGGCCGTGTACCAGCTGGCCCGCGCGGGCAACAAGGCGGACGCCGCCGCCCTGGACCAGCAGCTCGCGGACGCCCGCAGCGACTTCGAATCCGACGGGGAATTCCGGAACGCCCTGAACGCCACCGGATACGCGGACGCCGCCGACCTGCGGCGCGAACTGGAACGGCAGAGCGTGGTGGGCGCCTACCTGCAGGGCATCCAGAAGCGCTTCACGTTCGGGGACGCCCTGGTCGCCGGGTACTACAACCTGCACCGCGCCGACTTCATGCAGGACGCCCAGGCGTGCGTGAAGCACATCCTGGTGCCCACCCAGGCCGAGGCGCAGGCCCTCACGAAGGAACTCGCGGGCGGCGCGGACTTCGCGAAACTCGCCGGGCAGAAAAGCCAGGATCCGGGCAGCGCCGCGCAGGGCGGCGACCTGGGCTGCTTCGGGCCGGGCGAGATGGTCGAGACCTTTGACCGCGCCAGCTTCAGCGGACCGGTCGGGAAGGTGCAGACCGTGCAGTCGCAGTTCGGCTGGCACGTCCTGACCGTCACCAAGCGCACCGAGGCGGGCACGCTGCCCCTGGCGGACGCCGCGCCGCTGATCCGCGACCAGCTGAGCAAGGACGCCGCGCAGAAGTACCTCGACGCGCAGATCGCCCGCCTGAACACCGAGTCGTTCCCGGCTGTCGTGACCGTCGCACCCGCCGCGCCCGCCGACAAGTAA
- a CDS encoding lipid II:glycine glycyltransferase FemX has translation MRLSLVETTDPRVYDDAVRNLPITSALQGWGYGEARRTLGQTPARYLITQDGRTVGAVQLLRKRLVPGFSTLYAPRGPALETLDLLPAFAEAVRRVARPTDALLKVEPPVPFLADDSVTLPEAYGPLRRAETEQPEHTIVADLTRSEQDMMAGLSSMARRNVRTAEKLGVVAGRDDDFDAFWDIFTATNERARLGAFPRAYYETMLREGNAHGGEAYIVLSRYQGRALAGGFFLAMGKGTYYLFGGSVRDDRVDGQGSPLKDAKAPDAFYWNAMLDAKRRGYELFDFWGIPRVLDESKHSYGVFKMKLKFSEQRVWYPAYDLNLNPAAPAIVRALRWRKTQNNLRKRGSADDVL, from the coding sequence GTGCGCCTGAGCCTAGTAGAAACCACCGATCCGCGCGTGTACGACGACGCCGTGCGGAACCTGCCCATCACCAGCGCCCTGCAGGGCTGGGGGTACGGCGAGGCGCGGCGAACGCTGGGGCAGACCCCGGCCCGCTACCTGATCACGCAGGACGGCCGCACCGTCGGCGCCGTGCAGCTGCTGCGCAAACGCCTCGTGCCGGGCTTCAGTACCCTGTACGCCCCGCGCGGCCCGGCCCTGGAAACCCTGGACCTGCTGCCCGCCTTCGCGGAGGCCGTCCGGCGCGTCGCGCGGCCCACCGACGCCCTGCTGAAGGTCGAGCCGCCCGTGCCGTTCCTGGCGGACGACAGCGTGACCCTCCCCGAGGCGTACGGCCCGCTGCGCCGCGCCGAGACCGAGCAGCCGGAACACACCATCGTCGCGGACCTCACCCGCAGCGAGCAGGACATGATGGCGGGCCTGTCCAGCATGGCCCGGCGGAACGTCCGCACCGCCGAGAAACTCGGCGTGGTCGCCGGCCGCGACGACGACTTCGACGCGTTCTGGGACATCTTCACCGCCACGAACGAACGCGCCAGGCTGGGGGCCTTCCCCCGCGCGTACTACGAGACCATGCTCCGCGAGGGCAACGCCCACGGCGGCGAGGCGTACATCGTCCTGTCGCGCTACCAGGGCCGGGCGCTGGCCGGCGGGTTCTTCCTGGCAATGGGCAAGGGCACGTACTACCTGTTCGGCGGCAGTGTCCGCGACGACCGCGTCGACGGCCAGGGCAGCCCCCTCAAGGACGCCAAGGCCCCGGACGCCTTCTACTGGAACGCCATGCTGGACGCCAAGCGCCGCGGCTACGAACTGTTCGACTTCTGGGGCATCCCGCGTGTACTCGACGAGAGCAAGCACTCGTACGGGGTGTTCAAGATGAAACTCAAGTTCAGTGAGCAGCGCGTGTGGTACCCCGCCTACGACCTGAACCTGAACCCGGCGGCGCCTGCCATCGTCCGGGCGCTCCGCTGGCGCAAGACGCAGAACAACCTGCGCAAGCGCGGCAGCGCCGACGACGTGCTGTGA
- a CDS encoding LON peptidase substrate-binding domain-containing protein: MRVPLFPLPQLVLFPGVVLPLYVFEPRYRELLADVQASGQPFGIVRIVESSETSDRPFHERVSRVGTLAHLRQASPHEDGTSTVLVVGGDRFQVDAFYLERPYLSADVTVWPLEPDPLDAGLAAEAARGAAAQLLTALLRLRPGNADELREAAPSDPLLMASFAATLLPASPEQREDALRAVTLLERLERLLGLVPGEARILN; encoded by the coding sequence ATGCGCGTTCCACTGTTTCCCCTGCCTCAACTGGTGCTGTTCCCGGGCGTGGTCCTTCCCCTGTACGTTTTCGAACCCCGTTACCGTGAACTGCTGGCCGACGTGCAGGCCAGCGGGCAACCCTTCGGGATCGTGCGCATCGTGGAGTCCTCCGAAACGTCAGACCGTCCCTTTCACGAGCGGGTGTCGCGGGTGGGCACCCTGGCGCACCTGCGGCAGGCCAGTCCGCACGAGGACGGCACCAGCACCGTCCTGGTGGTGGGCGGGGACCGCTTCCAGGTGGACGCCTTTTACCTGGAACGGCCCTACCTGTCGGCGGACGTGACCGTCTGGCCGCTGGAACCGGACCCGCTGGACGCCGGGCTGGCCGCCGAGGCGGCGCGCGGCGCGGCGGCGCAGCTGCTCACGGCGCTGCTGCGCCTGCGGCCCGGCAACGCCGACGAGCTGCGGGAGGCGGCCCCCAGCGACCCGCTGCTGATGGCGAGTTTCGCGGCGACACTGCTGCCTGCCAGTCCGGAGCAGCGTGAGGACGCCCTGCGGGCCGTCACGCTGCTCGAGCGGCTGGAGCGGCTGCTGGGCCTCGTGCCGGGCGAGGCCAGAATCCTGAACTGA
- the trmD gene encoding tRNA (guanosine(37)-N1)-methyltransferase TrmD, whose translation MTGLSPQLTFSFLTLFPELLAPFAAEAIVGKARERGLLDVQLVNMRDFAGNRHHKVDDTPYGGGAGMVIRVDVAERALASLPPADEVILFSPAGQPFTQAVAEELAERRHLVFLCGRYEGFDARTEGLVTRELSIGDFVMMGGEAAAACVLEAVARLVPGVIGDPESHQADSFSSGLLDYPEYTRPPEWHGQGVPEVLRGGNHGAVAAWRRGQALARTLARRPDLLVSAPLTPADTVTLGALGATPEQLQAWGAPPPPRPKRRKRPRPADPDPSPGS comes from the coding sequence ATGACCGGTCTGTCTCCGCAGTTGACCTTCTCGTTCCTGACGCTGTTCCCGGAACTGCTCGCGCCGTTCGCGGCCGAGGCGATTGTCGGGAAGGCCCGCGAGCGCGGCCTGCTGGACGTGCAGCTCGTGAACATGCGCGACTTCGCCGGGAACCGGCATCACAAGGTGGACGACACGCCCTACGGGGGCGGGGCGGGCATGGTGATCCGCGTGGACGTCGCCGAGCGCGCCCTGGCGAGCCTGCCCCCGGCCGACGAGGTGATCCTGTTCAGTCCGGCCGGGCAGCCGTTCACGCAGGCGGTCGCGGAGGAACTCGCCGAACGCCGCCACCTGGTGTTCCTGTGTGGGCGCTACGAGGGCTTCGACGCCCGCACCGAGGGCCTCGTGACCCGCGAGCTGAGCATCGGGGACTTCGTGATGATGGGCGGCGAGGCGGCCGCCGCGTGCGTGCTCGAGGCGGTGGCGCGGCTGGTTCCGGGTGTGATCGGTGACCCCGAGTCGCATCAGGCGGACAGTTTCAGTTCGGGGCTGCTGGACTACCCCGAGTACACCCGCCCCCCCGAGTGGCATGGTCAGGGCGTTCCGGAGGTGCTGCGCGGCGGGAATCACGGCGCGGTGGCCGCGTGGCGGCGCGGGCAGGCGCTGGCGCGGACGCTGGCCCGCCGCCCGGACCTGCTGGTCAGCGCCCCGCTGACCCCTGCCGACACTGTCACCCTGGGAGCGCTGGGCGCCACGCCGGAGCAGTTGCAGGCCTGGGGTGCGCCCCCACCACCCCGCCCGAAACGCCGCAAACGGCCCCGCCCGGCCGACCCGGACCCCTCGCCCGGTTCCTGA
- the rimM gene encoding ribosome maturation factor RimM (Essential for efficient processing of 16S rRNA) — translation MTGAASTAGGGQDRTRLGYFLGPHGVKGGVKVFVLGDPTQLAALGRVYVEKRGWLKVRRAEMLAPGVALHLAGVVTREGAEDLRGLNVYAADADLPEPEDGVYYYHELRGLTLNGPAGEVLGEVVDVLDAGHQDLLVVRHAAGEAFVPLQAPYVTVNLGPRRRPASLTLTGDAPAGLLDPDGAEEAGRAE, via the coding sequence GTGACCGGCGCAGCTTCCACTGCCGGGGGCGGGCAGGACCGGACGCGCCTGGGGTACTTCCTGGGACCGCACGGCGTGAAGGGCGGCGTGAAGGTGTTCGTGCTGGGTGACCCGACGCAACTGGCCGCGCTGGGCCGCGTGTACGTCGAGAAACGCGGCTGGCTGAAGGTCCGCCGCGCCGAGATGCTCGCGCCGGGCGTGGCGCTGCACCTGGCGGGCGTCGTGACGCGCGAGGGGGCCGAGGACCTGCGCGGCCTGAACGTGTACGCCGCCGACGCCGACCTGCCGGAACCCGAAGACGGCGTGTACTACTACCACGAACTGCGCGGCCTGACCCTGAACGGCCCGGCCGGCGAGGTGCTGGGCGAGGTCGTGGACGTGCTGGACGCCGGGCATCAGGATCTGCTGGTGGTGCGCCACGCGGCGGGCGAGGCGTTCGTGCCGCTGCAGGCGCCGTACGTGACCGTGAACCTCGGGCCCCGGCGCCGGCCCGCATCACTGACCCTCACCGGGGACGCCCCGGCGGGCCTGCTTGACCCGGACGGGGCCGAAGAGGCGGGCCGGGCCGAATGA
- a CDS encoding KH domain-containing protein, whose amino-acid sequence MKTDPVDLTLFLAQSVVDQPSLVRVSRRGPTVVVRVGAGEEGRLIGRQGRVIQAIRTLVRAASDPRDRLNVDLDAPRKA is encoded by the coding sequence ATGAAGACCGATCCTGTAGACCTGACCCTGTTCCTGGCCCAGAGCGTGGTGGATCAGCCGTCGCTGGTGCGCGTGTCCCGCCGGGGACCGACCGTGGTCGTGCGGGTCGGAGCGGGCGAGGAAGGCCGCCTGATCGGCCGGCAGGGCCGCGTGATCCAGGCGATCCGCACCCTGGTCCGCGCCGCGAGCGACCCCCGTGACCGCCTGAACGTCGACCTGGACGCCCCCCGCAAAGCGTGA
- the rpsP gene encoding 30S ribosomal protein S16: protein MVKIRLSRFGATHNPHYRIVVTDARRPRDGGYIESLGHYDPRKTTETYLKVNAERAAYWIAQGAQPTQTARRLLKSQGVKVA from the coding sequence ATGGTCAAGATTCGCCTGTCCCGTTTCGGTGCTACCCACAACCCCCACTACCGTATCGTCGTGACCGATGCCCGCCGTCCCCGTGACGGTGGCTACATCGAGAGCCTCGGCCACTACGATCCCCGCAAGACCACCGAGACGTACCTGAAGGTCAACGCCGAGCGCGCCGCCTACTGGATCGCCCAGGGCGCCCAGCCCACGCAGACGGCCCGCCGCCTGCTCAAGAGCCAGGGCGTCAAGGTCGCCTGA
- a CDS encoding murein hydrolase activator EnvC family protein — MRAGGSRGRAALLSAALLTALPGGTGWAAQAQGSARTGDAPDLSTSQRLEQLQRELQQQRQLSADKARELETLRRSIQSLSAQQKVTLSRLDALAASASRLENEVSVVTARVALAERALADTTAQLKVTQARVERLQGDVREVLLLQYRDRSGRYLQLLSQSRSLSDLLIRLRYANMAGEYNTRVIASLSGEVKVLAEQRAQQTRQARDLRTLQARRTAALQTLTAQRAEQGRLLAQLRSSEAGKRILATQRQAEQALAAQTIDQLVGQVVAERSRLEAERQRRLEEERRRREAEARRIREAQERARQEALRLARLRAEQARVAQQRADAQAARLRAAQQAAQAQREAQVQREQQALQQRSEQVQQAQVQVEQQLLPLPNLSGPLGFPLPGGRVQSPYGTGGSPWVVLSGGAQAVAAQEGNVLAVTYYASLGWVVLVDHGSSVTAYFGLRDPLVSVGNRVGRGTPVGTVGGSSIIGPDSMAFQLRRGGVPVPPGF, encoded by the coding sequence ATGAGGGCGGGCGGGTCGCGGGGTCGGGCGGCGCTGCTGAGCGCCGCGCTGCTGACCGCGCTGCCGGGTGGGACCGGGTGGGCCGCGCAGGCGCAGGGCAGCGCCCGGACCGGTGACGCCCCGGATCTCAGTACCAGTCAGCGGCTCGAGCAGCTGCAGCGGGAGTTGCAGCAGCAGCGGCAGCTGAGTGCGGACAAGGCGCGGGAACTGGAGACGCTCAGGCGCAGCATCCAGAGTCTCAGTGCGCAGCAGAAGGTCACGCTCTCGCGGCTGGACGCGCTGGCGGCCAGCGCCTCGCGGCTGGAGAACGAGGTCTCGGTCGTCACGGCGCGGGTGGCGCTGGCCGAGCGGGCGCTGGCCGACACGACCGCGCAGCTGAAGGTCACGCAGGCCCGCGTGGAACGCCTGCAGGGCGACGTGCGCGAGGTGCTGCTGCTGCAGTACCGGGACCGCAGCGGCCGCTACCTGCAGCTGCTCTCGCAGTCGCGCAGCCTCTCGGACCTGCTGATCCGCCTGCGCTACGCGAACATGGCGGGCGAGTACAACACGCGCGTGATCGCGTCCCTGTCCGGCGAGGTGAAGGTCCTGGCGGAGCAGCGCGCGCAGCAGACCCGGCAGGCCCGCGACCTGAGGACCCTGCAGGCGCGGCGCACGGCGGCGCTGCAGACCCTGACCGCGCAGCGGGCCGAGCAGGGCCGCCTCCTGGCGCAGTTGCGGTCCAGCGAGGCCGGCAAGCGGATCCTGGCGACGCAGCGGCAGGCTGAGCAGGCGCTCGCCGCGCAGACCATCGATCAGCTGGTCGGGCAGGTCGTGGCCGAGCGGTCGCGGCTGGAGGCCGAGCGGCAGCGCCGCCTGGAGGAGGAACGTCGGCGGCGTGAGGCGGAGGCCCGGCGGATCCGTGAGGCGCAGGAACGCGCCCGCCAGGAGGCGCTGCGGCTGGCGCGGCTGCGGGCCGAGCAGGCGCGGGTGGCGCAGCAGCGGGCCGACGCGCAGGCTGCCCGGCTGCGCGCCGCGCAGCAGGCCGCCCAGGCGCAGCGGGAGGCGCAGGTGCAGCGCGAGCAGCAGGCGCTGCAGCAGCGCAGCGAGCAGGTGCAGCAGGCGCAGGTGCAGGTCGAGCAGCAGCTGCTGCCCCTGCCGAACCTGAGTGGCCCGCTGGGGTTCCCGCTGCCGGGCGGGCGGGTGCAGTCCCCGTACGGGACGGGCGGGTCGCCGTGGGTGGTTCTCAGCGGTGGGGCGCAGGCGGTCGCGGCGCAGGAGGGCAACGTGCTGGCGGTCACGTACTACGCGTCGCTGGGGTGGGTGGTGCTGGTGGATCACGGGTCGAGCGTCACGGCGTACTTCGGGCTGCGGGACCCGCTGGTTAGCGTGGGCAACCGCGTGGGGCGCGGCACGCCGGTCGGGACGGTGGGGGGCAGTTCGATCATCGGGCCGGACAGCATGGCCTTCCAGTTGCGGCGGGGCGGCGTGCCGGTCCCGCCGGGCTTCTAG
- a CDS encoding ABC transporter permease, producing MNYHFRQALLAMRGNVTATLATLMTMTLTLLMLGFVLLLTLNVNRTLSQLESQVEVAAFLQPGAPGEALLTQVRALPQVREASLVTSEQVLAEMTQDSPYTRDAAALVGNPFPDTLRLRVSRVQDSRTVAAAVSALPGVDDVEYGAGYVDPTVKTLTAVRGAGYALVGLLLLGTLFNILNAVRVAMYARRDEISVMRLLGATRGFIRMPHVIEGLLVGLLAAGVSLAILVPSYLGLARRVQQLAPVFPVVQDAGTLVPLLGGVALLGVLIGLLGSLFATRRYLLELE from the coding sequence GTGAACTACCACTTCCGGCAGGCGCTGCTGGCGATGCGCGGGAACGTCACGGCGACCCTGGCGACCCTGATGACCATGACCCTGACCCTGCTGATGCTGGGCTTCGTGCTGCTGCTGACCCTGAATGTCAACCGCACGCTCTCGCAGCTGGAATCGCAGGTGGAGGTGGCGGCGTTCCTGCAGCCCGGCGCGCCGGGCGAGGCGCTGCTGACCCAGGTGCGGGCCCTGCCGCAGGTGCGCGAGGCGTCGCTGGTGACCAGTGAGCAGGTGCTGGCCGAGATGACGCAGGACTCCCCGTACACGCGGGACGCGGCGGCGCTGGTCGGCAATCCCTTCCCGGACACGCTGCGCCTGCGGGTCAGCCGCGTGCAGGACTCGCGCACGGTCGCGGCGGCCGTCTCGGCCCTGCCGGGCGTGGATGACGTCGAGTACGGCGCGGGGTACGTGGACCCGACCGTGAAGACCCTGACGGCCGTGCGCGGCGCGGGGTACGCGCTGGTGGGTCTGCTGCTGCTGGGAACGCTGTTCAACATCCTGAACGCGGTGCGTGTGGCGATGTACGCCCGCCGGGACGAGATCAGCGTGATGCGTCTGCTGGGGGCGACGCGCGGCTTCATCCGCATGCCGCACGTGATCGAGGGGCTGCTGGTGGGTCTGCTGGCGGCCGGGGTGTCGCTGGCGATCCTGGTGCCGTCGTACCTGGGGCTGGCGCGGCGCGTGCAGCAGCTCGCGCCGGTGTTTCCGGTCGTGCAGGACGCCGGGACGCTGGTGCCGCTGCTGGGTGGGGTGGCGCTGCTGGGCGTGCTGATCGGACTGCTGGGCAGTCTGTTCGCCACGCGCCGGTACCTGCTGGAGCTGGAATGA